The Crassostrea angulata isolate pt1a10 chromosome 1, ASM2561291v2, whole genome shotgun sequence nucleotide sequence AATCCCGGCCTAGACTCGAGTCCTTCCCAGGACACATGTCGCTGGGAGGTATTTGAGAGAAACACTCAACCGTCTGATCAGAGCCCTTGCCACTCGAGGGCTCTGTCGGAGGGTTTAGTGGTGAATCTAGGCCGGGTTTCCCTAAAAAACAACAGGTCTCCTCCTCGCCATCACCACCACCACTATTACCACCGGTGACCATTTTGTCAGAactctttttctttttaggTCTTCTCCTCCTCTTTTTCTTGTCACCTTTGGCTGCCCCAGGTGAGTGTTCACCAGTGGCTGCAGCCTGATCCATGCTCTCTGGAGGTTCAGGTTCTAGATAAATCTGACATGGACCTGGCTCTACAATCATGGAATAGTCACAAGGTTTCAAGGGTGCTTTTGGCTTTTCATTTCGTGGTGAAGTGACATCAGGCGAAATACTCTCTGATGCAGACTTGAATTCGTCCGATTCATCTGGGACGTTCTCTGCCTCTTTCCCTGCAGACTGAGCTTCAGGAACTTCCccaaaactctgatcatttACCTCCTTAAGAACGGATTCAGTTTCTGCCTCAAGAGATTCAGAGACCATTTCCTCTGACTTCTTCACATCTTCCATCATTtctacatcattttcatttgctTTCGATTGAGAATTTTCAACTTCCTTATTTTCCTCTGAAGGCACATCACTTTTAGCATCAGCAGAAATTTCATTCTGTTCTCCACTCTCCTGTAAATCCTGTTCTTCCTTATCATTTCCAGGATCAGCCAATATCAGGGTCTTTTGTTCCACATTTGGAGTAGGTGGGGTGACCATGATATCAGCCACACTGGTTTCCTGTGAAGGAATATCTGTGGCACATTCCTCCTTCAATGGAATGCTACTATCTCCTTCCTGCAATAAAGCTGTTTCACTAGGGGCAACTACATCTACAAGGGAACTAGGTCTATTGTCACACGTTTCTGAAGCAGAATTGTCGAGCGTGTTTATCTCACCTTGATCTACTAATGGTGATGCGGATTTTTTCGCTTGAGATGAAAGATCTGGATAAATCTTTAAGACAGTATCTGGAgtagattttttgaaaaaatcaaatatactcCTCATGCTAGGCTCTGGCTTTGGTTTTGTTGGATCTGGTCCATCTTGGCGTGAGTTCCTTCGAGCTCGCCTCTCAGCTTCCTCTCTGGCTTCTTCCTCTGCTACCTCTCGTTCAATTTCTTTCAGCCGTGCACGTCTACGTGTCGATGGAGAGTCCTCTTTGTTAAGCTCTGTCCCTGTTGGAGGTTTGGAAGATGGCAAGGAATCTTTTCTAACTGCTCCTTCTGGTATACTTTTCTCCAATTCAGCTTTAAGGGCTTTACGAGCTAGTCTTGTGTACAGGTCTTCATCTGGATTACTTGAATCTTCTGTTGGAAGCTTCAGGCTTTCttcattatcaatatttttgctTGCCTTTTCACTGATGAGGTCTGGTTTATCATCTGGCTTTTCAGGGTCATAAGTGTCATCATTAACAGCTTCAGTCCTCTTCAATCTACGCCCCTGTCGTACAGCTGAATGGTCAGACTCTGTGCTTTCTTCAGACACCTGATCAGCCATGCCACCTCTTCTTGCTCGCCTTGCCCTTCGAGCCTCCACTGCATCCATTTGTTCAGCCATCTCAGCAGCAAGCTTGGCTTCCCTTTCTGCTCTTCTTGCTCGCCTGGCTTTTCGAGCTTCCTGCACAATTTCTGATCCCTCCACATCAAGCATTGGAGTTTCTGGGGAAGGCTTTCTGCTTCTCCTTTTGCGTTCTGGTTTAGTTTCTGTACCAGTTTCTTCATTGTCATCAACTGCCAAAGTATCTTTGTCACTGGCTTTTGAAACCCTATCTGAATCAGTCTCTGAGCTAGCCACAGAATCTTGTTCTTCAAGCACCTTTAGGGCCTGCTCAGAGTCTGCCTTTTCCTCTGGTACTTTCACTTCCGTTTCACTGGGAGCCTCATTTGGAGTCTTTTTAGCAAAGATCTTCTTTGCCCCTGGaaacatttcaaacaaagtTTTTTCTGGCCTTTCTACAATCACATCTGGTATTTTCAAGTCTGTTGTTACTTTCTCAGATTTCTCAGGAATGCTATCAAGCTCCATCTTTTCCTGCTCCTTACTCCGACTTTTGCTCCGACATATCCCATCCTTCTCATCCTCGTTCTCCGGAACTTTTTCTGCAGATGCAGAACGAAACTCATCGATGGAAGGATAACGACCCGGGTACTGCTTGTGAATGGGACGAAAGAACTGATGCTTCATGGCCTCTTTCAATGTGATGCGTTCATTGGGTAAATAGTCCAACATCATTTCAACAAGTTCTAGGCACTGACGGTGTTCTGCGCCCTTGTCGCGTAGATAGTGCTGAAATAAAGGAACCAAAATCTCATCAAACACCCAACATGCAGTCCACCGACTTCCTCTACATCCGTAAAACAAACTCTACATTTCTTGTaacaatttatctatttttttttcttcgaacTTTTGctagtttttctttaatttttcctaatttcttttttctcaatTTAATTACAGGAAAAGTAATGCATTGTAATTGAAGAAAAGGCAATGTATTTACCTCAAAATTTCAACAAGCTTTGACCAGTCAATCTTAAAACACACACAAACTGCTTGTTGCTGGCATTCACAGATAAATACAACAGAACTGAAAATCCATTCTAACTGAACAAGCATCTCATCATCTAGATGTTTTCAATTATGTCGCATCAGTCTTTAATAACAGTATCTCAGCTGATTTGATCATATTTGTATTGTTACGGATAGCGTCATGCCATTAGTTTGTTCTACAAATCTTCACTTCAAGCATGGTCATCAACTGTTGTGTACTCTACATAACACTGTGTAcaccaaattattttttaccaCCATCAAATCTATTAGTATATCAATATTTGGGTGTTCTTAATCTACGGAGTAGCCTATTCATGCATCAAAATAGAAGTATTTCAACAACTTCCACAGAATCTGTGGCAACAATATTGGATCACAGGCACTTTTTGACAGTGCTTTCTCATGATCACTGAAATAGAATACATAAGCAGTGTTAATCAATGAAtaaattgatatcaaattatcaaactttaatccaatgaaaaatatcatttctaCAACACAGAGTACAACAAACAAGACACAAATTCTTAAATCTTTCTTgttaaaagataataaaaaaaaattatttcatagcAAATTGATCATATGAATAGAAACAAATGGGATAAAATTCTTTCAGTAAGTTTTTCCTTTCCATTTTGTAAACATCCCTACCTTTAACCTCTTGCAATTTTCACGAACATATTTTCCTTTAGAACTTCTCTGATCCCAGTCGAGTTTACCATTGTAGAAATACTTGTATTTTCTGTAGGTTCCAAACAAAAGACAAACAGAAGCTATCATCAGACACAAATCATGCACGCTCTACTGTTCAACATAAATAAACTCATGCACAGGCCATGTTGAACCAAGGCTAATATATTGTTTTCTAAATAGCTACCAATTAGAAAGCCATTTTTCATTACAGCATGAATTTCATCTAAATTGCTGCCAATCCCGACACTGGccaaaaattaaattccaaTTGATTTTCTCTGAAATGGTAAACTCATTAAAAGTTGTAAGCACTGCTTCATTTTAGCAAAGCTTGCATTTAAAACTTGACATCTGGCTTTCTATTAGGTGCACAAAGATTAGCCTTAGTAAGAAATAAGGACATGCTGCCACAgttacacaaaaaagaaagtttcaTTGGTCGTGGGGATCCACTATTGTATATCTCCATGTCAAGGACAGAGCAATACAACTTAAAAACAGTGGGCGAGCAGGGGCAGGCAACTCCTGAAATGACTGGTGCTGATATATGGCAGGCAGGCAACAGGCATCAGTCGGCAGCATACTTACATAGAGCGGCCTGCAGTTTTCCCGTACATAGCGGCCTGCAGAGGAGGTGGGGTCCCAATCAAGGCGCCCATGCCAGAAAAAATTTGTTCTTCAAATGGGAAAATAGAGGCATGAGGGCTAAGCTTCATatcacaattatttttttatcatacatttacaagaaatatcagtaaaaatttgagaggataaaaacattttatgtttatattaatgacGAGATgtgtttaacaaatgaaatgaaGTCATCTCTCAAATAATCACTTTTTCAGATATTCTAAGCACAAAGTAGAAGAAAAGAATTTAAGGATATGTTGTCAAATCTCTCTCACCACAAAACAGTCTGGGATATAAAAGGCTGGTAACTATGTAAATTTGATTTACTCtatcataaattttttttttttttaacccaagtttgtttttaaataagttCCAAATATTATTGcatgtttttcttacaataCTCAAGACAAGAGATGAATCACACAAAGAAATCTGTATAATGTGGAATCCTTTCATTTCATAAGTTTTgtagtttgttcaaatatctAAAGTTTGTAATGGCATAATCATATAGGAAACTAAAGCTTCTGTGTAAACTAATACCACTGTATactattgaataaaataatgttGACAAGATTACCAGCCCCTCTCGGTCCCCCATTTTAATCAGCTGAGGGAGAGAGAATatgagtacatgtatgtgtaaatatgacacaaacgaGGTAATAAGAGGGTAGTAGACCTGTGCATTAGTTTACAACCATAAATCATCTTAAATACAGTAAACAATAAtacaatcataaaaaaaaagttttgttttttactgATAATATTTTCCACACAATTACACATGAATATTTCTGGAATTGCCATTATCATCATTACACAAGCTGATTGCCGTTTACACTCACTGGCGGCTGCAGACTTACTTGGTTTTCTTGATCATTCTGTATGGCAAAGTGCCCAGAATTCTCTCCATCATTGCTAAATGTTCCTTGTTGTCATGCGTCtataaaaagcaaaacacaACCCACTCATTTTGTGCACCATTGTAAGGAAgcttacaaatatttttagttgCTTCCCAAAATACATTGATTCATTTTCCTGTAAATCtcagaattttgtttttttataccaACTTGCAATTTGATTATCTGATTAACATTTTCGGTCATTTATGAGATATTGCAAAGTTTCATGCATAAGgcctttattaaaaataaaattccagttttaacagtaaatgttattatttaCCAGAATActcttattttcatatattttgagtagaaatattgagaaaagcAAGTTTTACCTGGAATAATGTAAAGCCTGTATAGAGTTCAAACATGATACAGCCAATGGACCACACATCACAGGGCTGGGCCCATCCCATCTCTACAAGCAAATTATATCACATTGCAAAGTTGTtgtctgtacatgtacactCTACATATAATGTGTGAAGGCCAGGTACATTCAATTCAAATTCAACATCCAAGGATGGAACTAAATAATTCTTTAACATATTAATATCTTAGTAAACTTTTGTATCTAGGCATACGGAAATGAGAAACCAAATTTGTATTTACATAATAAACTTCGTCAGATCATATAATTGATTGTAATAATTCGAAGTAATTgacataaattaataaaaagactTGTTCATCATCTAAACTATACCTAATATGACCTCTGGAGCTCTGTAGTGGCGGGTTGAGACAATAGTACTGTGGTGTTCATGATCAAACGTGGCCGAACCAAAGTCTATCAGTCGGATATCTGTGTTTTTGATATTGCGCTCATCTCGTTTCTGAGAGAATggcaaaaaagataaaaaagagacaaaaatgaaaatattgatatttatcaCAAGAAAAGGTTTAGTGCATCAACACATCACAAACACATCAAATGCGCAAGTTTACAGCTTCAGAGCAAAATGTTATTCGGCAGCTTCTTTTATTATGATCTTTATCTTGagtattcaaatttgaatatatatcaGACAGCAAAGTCGTCTTGCTTATATCACCAGAAATAGATCAAGGCTGGAGCAGATGAGTCAGAGTTTATAAACAAACTAGCTGCAGAACATGCTGTACAGTTTCCCCTTCCAATCTTATTTTCcttatcatgtttataaataaCCATTCATTGCATATTTCTAATCGgctttgaaattttgattatgaagTGGGTTAGTAACCTTAGAAATAGAAATTCAAGATAGGTATTACAAAATAAcgaaatggaagaaaaaaataaattgtttcgcttttctttttttctctctcctcTCGCtcacttctttctttttttttttggtgagaGGGGGGTTAAAGAATGATGAATGTGCATTATTGTTTGTGTTCTctcaaaaaatgaaagaaaaatagaGGGCAGTAAATACACTACAGTCATAAAAATAAAGGTATTGAAATCtctttaagaagaaaaaaaaaaaaagaaaaaagaaaaatggtgTCAACAAACTGGAATTGGAATCCTTTGGGCagatatattcataaaaaatatagaaaaagagatacatgtacctgGATAGTTGTTATGACAGCATACAGAAAACACTGCAGACCAAGTGCCACAACGAGGGGCGGGCCGAGAAAGTGAAGGTCAGCAAGCCTTCACGAAATCGCCAGGCCCTTACCAACCCCTACATGCTGTAGGAATCAGACAAACCTGTCCAGTGAGCACatacttaaaattttacatgttgacCAAGTTATGGAAAATTCATCAAATCATAAAGGCACTCTGAAACTATTTTTTGCTTCCTAACCTCAATATTCAATTAATTTCCATTCAGAGAAAATCTGATTCTCCACTTTTGTCTTTTAATCTgtaattttcagaaaaatttgAATGGcaataaggtaaaaaaaaaattgctatgAGATTGATATGAAGACATTTCAAGGTGCCTCAAATTTTTGTTAGATAGTATGGACAGGTTTCTCGTCATTCCTAGCATGCTTATTACTAAACGACTATTACCGTTTTAATCCCTAATTCTTCACACGTTACCTTCCTTGGGTTGTACGAGACTTCATAATCGGAATTAACAAACAAGATATTTTCTGGTTTCAGGTCAGTGTGTGTCAGCTTGTTTTCATGCAGAACTGCAACAAGAAagaaaatgctttttaaaataattattcaccACTTGACTCTATTCGTATTCTTTGGACAATGTTCAATAGCACGGGCAACTGCCACACTATCCAAGCTGTGTAAATGGGAATGACTTACAGTTGACTGCATAACACAGCTGGTATGATATGTGTCTCACTTGATCAATTGTGTAGGGGAGGTAATGGTTGTCTTTCTgtaatattaaatgaaacaattttatgAATAGCTCaggaaaatctaaatattttatgaacatCAATAATCTCCATATcacttgcattttttttctttctttcaaacTTTAATTTACATTAATATAAGCATTTTATGTCAGTGCATTATGGTAATTTAGATAATACTTATTAATACTTGAATGTTTTCTTACCAGGAAGTCAAAAACACTGAGACCAAGCATGTCAAATGCTATACACATATGTCCATGGTAGTCAAACCACTCCTTCATCTGAACACATAGGCTGAAAATGCAAAGACAATACTTCTTACTGGATGGTCTATGAGCATTCATTTAGATATGATCATTTACATAAGCTTTTGTTCAAAGGTTTAATGATATTtactaaattgtatttataaatcCATGGGCATAAACAACTAGAGGAAGGTCTTATGATATCACTTATGCATATGGTAAATTGATCATTTATTGAATTAAAGCTACTGTTGTAAGGTCTACAGACATGCTGGCATGAAGCTAGCTCTATTCTTCACTTCACTGAACTTTCAGCACTGAAAAGCATTCAAGAATATAATGAAGCACTTACAACTGCCCATCTGGGTccttttctttgattttctcGAGAACATTTATTTCCAGTTTGGCAGCTTCTCTGTATTTTTCTatgtttttgatgatttttaatgcCAATTTTTCATCTCCCCTGAAAATCACAGAAAAATAGAATCAAccaattcataattttatgttCAAATTATACATCTTTTTTTTGTGGGGGAGGAGAGGGGGCACTCATTTTAAACATACCTAATAAAAAAGTATTCAAGtgtctaaaaaattatttaactcTTGTTTACATAGAATGTTTTGGCACCTTACAGACAATTCCCAAAGGCAGGATTtccacatttcattttttttttttttttggttttgccTAACACTAAACCACAGCAAGGAAAAGAATAATTGTTTGTCAGTTATCATAAACCCCCTGGTGATTTGTCAAACTCAAGCAGATCTAGCTATATTGCTGCAGGAGGAAGACAGAGAAATTTTGTATTCTGTTCACACTGAGCTGTCTCTAATCATTAACACCTGGGGGATGTTCTCCCTCCTCTCAAATAAACACTCAGTCAGCACTAGCCTTAGGATTCACTGATTCACAGGTAAATGATCAAAACGGACAAAGaaagaggggaggggggggggtgagattAACATTTCTTTGTCCAAATAATATTGAGTATCCTTTCTGTTTTATTTGTATCCATCTGATCAATGCTATAACTCATATCACTGCTCAGTGTAAAGCAGGATATAATTGTTAATAATAGCAAAATCTGAAGGATTTGATATATCACCATACATAAAACTTATGTACATGTTGCATTTATTAACTCATCTTCAGCATAGAgggttaaccccccccccctttccttcCATCCATTATAACATGGAACTCAAAGGTGCACTAAGAATTCTAGCAAGATAACTGGTTCCGACACATGTTTGTAATTACCATTAATCTTTTCCTAAGTATGTATATAACAAGGGTCATGATCAAACTACAGGTCATACTGCTGTCTAAGATTTATCTGTAGTGCATGTAAAATATGGAGTCTGCATCAAAATGGTTCTCTATTCTCCAACCACTCAAAACTTGATAATTCTATCAAAGCTTCCTGATAGATTTCCCCTCTGAATGGCTCCTTGTCAGAAGTTCTTCTTTGGTATTCCTATGAGGTTATTACTTCAGGGGTAAAGCTTTCTGCTGATATTGAGCAATTATCCTTTGAGTGGAGGGAACACTAATGCACAAAATTACTTCATCCAAAAAAACAAACCCtccaaaaaaaacatttttctcatGAGCCATTGTAAACATGGAACAGTGGAATCCTTCCAATTTattaatgattcaaattatgaaaCCAGATATAAGGGTGCATGTAAAAGTCAGGGGAGGCTTTCATCATAAAGCCAATTTTGCAGCTGGAAGGAAGAAATCTCCATCATGTAATTCCAAATCGCCCGTTAATAAGCCATTCAACATTCAACTCTTTGTAGTGTCAGAAACTACACCATCCAGGGAGGCTATTATTAGTAAACCCTTGTAAAGAtcggtaaataaaaaaagtctGCTCTCTAggaattctttaaatatttatctgTGAGCAGACAGGAGGAGGCTGCAGCTACCATCTATCTCCATACAGCTGCCCTTGGCCAGGAATCAACAGAAACACACAGCTAAACCCCTGTCATTATCTCAATCCAACCAACCTCTGCTATATCTTATCAAACCCAGGTTGTGAAGGAAGATTTACAGGCATCAAAATCTTGTCgacacacttttttttattaaggcaACGAACCAGAGTATAAGAAGTATGAGAGTCAAGTCTTTTCCCCTCATTCACCCAATCCccctgaatttatttttatttcaacaacCACACTGATATCTAATACACTTAAGTCTATATGATGTAAACCCGTGGAATTTTGGTTACAAGATCTTATCAGACTCTGGCAGCTTCCTGTGATGTTAGCATCGTTATACTCTGACAGGGAAAGAGCTATAAAGCGGTGCAATATCAGAGGATTTCCCATCAATACAGGTACACACACAGAAACAGATATTCCTTTAACATTCTATACTCACTTCTGGACATCTTTGACTTCAATGACTTTGCCAAATGTGCCTTCTCCTAGGGTGGAAACAACTTCATCTGAAAGAGTTAAAGTCCAACAATTAcaatcaaatatatcatatcaaatCACTACCAAATTCAATATCCAGCATCATCCCCCTTTGCTTTTAATTTTGGTTGTTctattttgagaaaatttaCTGCAAAGAGGTTTTATTCTATCAGAATATTGTTGGTTCTATCTCTAGTTCAGCTGTTGGATATTGAATAGTagtattttgatgaaaatacaTAACACATTCATTCAATTTCCGGCAGAAGcaaattttttcttcttcaaaatgCAAGGCTTTGCCAGCATatccatttttttcaattcttttaatatGGAATTGAAAGAAACACCAAAAATATTGGGATCAATCCCAcaagaaaaaacataaaaaataagtgTAGTATATACTCTGAAAAACACAAAGTTTtgggcatatcttctctcaaGAATACTTGAGCTATTTCTTCCTCATACAAAAGACATAGAGATATAGTATGCTAGGCTAAACATTACGAAATGATGAGTACATCTAGCTTGCAGAATATCTCCTGGGTGATATATGAGATGTCCATCTGCATCGTCCACAATACTCGGTCCCTGTTCGCTGCTCTCATGTAGGTCCTATTCATCCatcattcaaattcaaattcaatttccCATCATACACCACAGCAGCCAGCCAATGACAGCCGTTGATTTTGCCATGAGCCAGATACAGGATTTTCGTTCAGAAGAGACAAGGCAGCCGATTTTCATTGACAGCAGGAGGGTGGGCATATGCGATATAGATAAATGGAGGCATCGCCAAGTAAAGATTGGTTCAATTGCATATTATGGTTATTATTCATGAAATCAGAAGGAAAAATATCATAGATTTCTAAACAGAGAATATTCATACTTACTTACACTTAATTAACAATGGGCagtcatggtttttttttttttaaagacacatATATACAAAGAAACGATTGagctaaaaatttgttgatcTCTTTGTACCCCTTCTTCTACCATGACTGCCCAAAGATCTATTGACATATTTACTATCAACGATAAGCATGTGTGTAATCTGAGATACATAAGAACTGCCacttaacattttaaataaaaacacttaACTTTACTCaacaaaatcatataaataaaaaatatgtagcatttttgttttgaaactttACTTTAGACGGACAAATCGATCTGTAGCTTTGAGTTCAGAAAATTTTTGAGTCGGACTTACCGAGTTGGACCAGGATTCACTGAGGCCATTGCTATGACTACTACCACTTAAAGCACCACTGCGGTAGGCTCCGAGGCCATATCTGGAGGCAGTGGTGCTAGAGGAAGGAATATAATTAGAAGTAATGCCGGAGGTGGGCATTCTCCATTCTCCTACGGGGTTATAATTCTTAGACTGTAAATAGTCCACTCTCATAGTCTCAATACACAATAAGATGCTGATCCACTACTTCAATAGTCACTGGTCTGGTCCTAATAACTTGAACTTCGTTCTATGacaatttcaatttgatttaaactttcaaattaattttccttcttttttttcgCAGATAAATTTAGTTAAATCTAAATTGTTTTAGATAAGGTCTTTTTCTATGTgagcaatgaaataaatattatctaaaaatatattactttGTAAGCAACTTCAAAggttctctaaaaaaaaatgactacaatgaaatatatcctaaaacaaaatatatacaaaagaaTATATAGGAGAGTTTTTATGCTGGTAATTTTCCACTACATGGCTGATGGATTCCCTTCCATAATTAGTCAAATTATCCCAAACACACTGTAGTAAAAGTCACTAGTGAGAGTTCTTCAACTTGAACCATGTGAAGTCCACTCCAGTCCAAAAAATCCTCAGAAAATATCCCTCGAAACAAAAAAAGTGGAAAGAGAGGCCTACAGACAACAAGATGGCGCCCTCTCTTCTCCTATGTTCTGGCTGCTACTCAGAATATAAGCCAGTATCACATTTCCTACACAAGAGCACCTTCTAGCTTCTCCAAAAATCTCATGCTATTAATAGTTGCTGTACGTACACTCAGACTTACTAACAGTGAGGTTCACAGTGGGGGGAGAGGCCGCTACTAACCAACAGCTGATGTAAGGCACCAGATGGTCACCGACAGGGGCCAGACACCCATACAGACTACAAATACCCTCCCATTGGGTGGTCAGTTCTACACTTGCACTATGGGTGTAAGATAAGTTAATCCCTTCAGCTAGCCCCACAATAGATAAGCATAAGCTATTGCTGCACCACTCATGATGATCCGCACAGATAACTGTAAATCTTGCCGGAGATATTAACCCATTGTTTTCTTTTCTGGTTGCATCCTACATTGGATTCAATGACCAGTCCCTAATTATTACTGTACACTGATGAGGCATTACTCCTACGACACATAATTCATGAAGCCCGTATGGAGCTCTCCTTACACTTGAAATTGCCATTGTGGACTGTTTGCAAAAGTCAATGACAAGGCTTTTCATTTCTTGGCCATCTGTACACCAACAGAGTATTGACTCCTGATCAATTCAATACACCGCTAGGACCGAGGGTGACAGCAGCATCAACACTTCCCAAGACACACACTTACACACCTCTCCACAGCTCAAAGAAATTTAACTGCAgttcaattattttcattagAGCAAGCAAGATCCTATCACTTCATCTTCTACACTACACAATTGGAAATCAATGGAGTGTTGGAAAGCCATGAAACCTGGTCACAAACTCTCAGGAAACTGTACCGAGCCATGCTCCAAAACTCATTTTTATTCTGTGTGATTATTGATTAAATCTCTGGGACTTAATGCACCACATcagggtgtaattttacagccCACAATGCATTTGTCACAAAACAGATGGCCTGCATGCtacaaaaatattcaactttGCCCAAAttggaaaattgaaaattttcaaaaaggcAACCCAGGAAAGTCCCATATTGTCAAAAACAGATGTGCTTATCAATAGCCCAGTGCATTTCAAAATaagatgacaaaaaatattactttaaatttctgaaaatttatcATTGTGTAGCTTATTTTTTGtcatatacagtcaaacttcgctatcttgaactagatgggagtgtttaaataatttgagACATCCGAttattcgagatatcaagggtggaatacttaaaaaataagtggttgggacttacaaatcactttgacatatccattgtatttgagatatcagtgttcgagatatcgaagtttaaCTGTATGTATAAATATCTAGATATCGGTTTTAATCATTAAGAGCATATGAATGTATACTAGATATAAGTGGTTTGATCCACAACTGTAAATAAGTCTGTTGTCCATTCTACTTAGCATTGTGTCACTTCACACACACCCACTGGCACCCCTCCTTTTCCATGCCCATGAGTTATCATGGCATCCTCATTCTATCCTTGTTCTTGGAGCCTACACACTTGATTAAACATGGGACTCTAGCCAGTACCTTTTTGGTTCTTCCCCAAGAGAAATGACAGCCAGTGGATCAGCATAAGCGATGGGACACAAGATAGTGTAAAAGTTCACCTAACATCCCCCACTGTTACATTTCTAGAGAAACCTAGCCCATTCTTACTTAATACTTATGACGTACATCTTTATTACGGAAGTatttctggaaagttctatgcggaggaaaataataaatttttggaGACAATGTTTACTATTAGCAACAATATGGCAGTTCTTAGTATCTCAAGACATAAACATCTGCATGTTTTTGCACATGTTTAC carries:
- the LOC128166948 gene encoding axoneme-associated protein mst101(2)-like isoform X2, whose amino-acid sequence is MDAITTFVSRCASTLKFDFLWDKTAKTTSSNMPRRRSPSPGYVDHHRKRRHDSRSYDYGYEKRRRNHSRDRSATPDRHVHRHHRDSDSYSPHRNSYHSRHRHHKRRRHRRSYRHHHKSTYSSASSRDLHESSEQGPSIVDDADGHLIYHPGDILQARYEVVSTLGEGTFGKVIEVKDVQKGDEKLALKIIKNIEKYREAAKLEINVLEKIKEKDPDGQFLCVQMKEWFDYHGHMCIAFDMLGLSVFDFLKDNHYLPYTIDQVRHISYQLCYAVNFLHENKLTHTDLKPENILFVNSDYEVSYNPRKKRDERNIKNTDIRLIDFGSATFDHEHHSTIVSTRHYRAPEVILEMGWAQPCDVWSIGCIMFELYTGFTLFQTHDNKEHLAMMERILGTLPYRMIKKTKTNFFWHGRLDWDPTSSAGRYVRENCRPLYHYLRDKGAEHRQCLELVEMMLDYLPNERITLKEAMKHQFFRPIHKQYPGRYPSIDEFRSASAEKVPENEDEKDGICRSKSRSKEQEKMELDSIPEKSEKVTTDLKIPDVIVERPEKTLFEMFPGAKKIFAKKTPNEAPSETEVKVPEEKADSEQALKVLEEQDSVASSETDSDRVSKASDKDTLAVDDNEETGTETKPERKRRSRKPSPETPMLDVEGSEIVQEARKARRARRAEREAKLAAEMAEQMDAVEARRARRARRGGMADQVSEESTESDHSAVRQGRRLKRTEAVNDDTYDPEKPDDKPDLISEKASKNIDNEESLKLPTEDSSNPDEDLYTRLARKALKAELEKSIPEGAVRKDSLPSSKPPTGTELNKEDSPSTRRRARLKEIEREVAEEEAREEAERRARRNSRQDGPDPTKPKPEPSMRSIFDFFKKSTPDTVLKIYPDLSSQAKKSASPLVDQGEINTLDNSASETCDNRPSSLVDVVAPSETALLQEGDSSIPLKEECATDIPSQETSVADIMVTPPTPNVEQKTLILADPGNDKEEQDLQESGEQNEISADAKSDVPSEENKEVENSQSKANENDVEMMEDVKKSEEMVSESLEAETESVLKEVNDQSFGEVPEAQSAGKEAENVPDESDEFKSASESISPDVTSPRNEKPKAPLKPCDYSMIVEPGPCQIYLEPEPPESMDQAAATGEHSPGAAKGDKKKRRRRPKKKKSSDKMVTGGNSGGGDGEEETCCFLGKPGLDSPLNPPTEPSSGKGSDQTVECFSQIPPSDMCPGKDSSLGRDSGCLDPTNNSSAEASSDQSQGDNKFVIRGVNSLCVPMQSQLDVGGDKRNR